In Lentibacillus amyloliquefaciens, one DNA window encodes the following:
- a CDS encoding phage tail spike protein has protein sequence MINIPYSFQGTLEQQSYNTIINRTKRFDKWRTIGKDSSGNYDLYLIELGDPSKPVIMLNGSMHGTEYWGTLYSMEFMEQLRDNSFPDKGFRDMLLNHFCIAYVPVLNPWGFDRTPPFIRTTQYRYTSTGAELNSDFHPDRMNEPETCHLVAEMQNYRPFAYLDIHMFSSGYDVAWGNNLILGHGQHATDNVREEWARSWENYTGEAVSRWRPTDNWTNSGLARAHATRISNPYTPETLSYITEILRPTNDTPDSELLSPEQIYNYGFGSLYLYFKTSIDYFQKNAELPSIPSNPSPKSDFHGLVVKGQSNNELGVLENAYNVSIKRTVNEVWTASFSLPLSDPKNEFCRHFNYIDITSPSGRYMGLYRIMPAETRKSASDESITYECEHVLSTLLDDVIEGYHQFTNYNTSYVLQSILDLQETKHWQLGEIEFERYFHYSFENENGLLAPLLSIPQPFNETYEFTFDTTVYPWKLNLVKSSNDVKAEIRWGHDMIDFSEVSDPSEIVNHIIPKGSGEGVNQLTIEDVNNGVRYLENAASISEWGKRKYIWIDKRFDDASTLKENAQSLLKQWKDPKISFDLNTVDLSVLEEENDETYFIQHDQTIEVESPVKPLARPLNGVTRIIVDDKEYEARIISEDIADLFNEHDVSYEINNKLDDIATTQANLERKQQVNEAYSQGATNIMAIPIQDNADANHPLILPFVIDDDVVNVNTLDLWFETKEFRAYSTTTEGGGAIVKSTKGGGGTTESTTSGGSTEATSSSGGGTSKSTANGGGSSQTTSTQSFGELSVESEPPTSPDHDGHRHRVVMDGDYWNHSHSVDVPSHSHSFSVPSHTHSVNIPSHSHNVTIPDHTHEIELPDHSHDVRHEIVTLNEKPSSVQIKVDGNVVSFSNTSGDRIDLSNYIEKNNNGKATRGKHEIEILPNSLARIEANLVLRLFIRSHIGTTI, from the coding sequence ATGATTAATATACCGTATAGTTTTCAAGGGACACTGGAGCAACAAAGTTATAATACAATAATCAACCGCACCAAACGTTTTGATAAATGGCGCACAATTGGTAAGGATTCAAGCGGTAACTATGATTTATATCTCATCGAATTGGGCGATCCGTCTAAACCGGTTATTATGTTGAATGGTTCAATGCACGGTACTGAATACTGGGGAACACTTTATAGTATGGAATTCATGGAACAATTACGCGACAATTCCTTCCCTGATAAAGGGTTTAGAGATATGTTACTGAATCATTTTTGTATTGCCTATGTGCCTGTTTTAAACCCGTGGGGATTTGACCGGACACCGCCATTTATCCGCACTACACAATATCGTTATACGTCCACGGGCGCAGAACTGAACAGCGACTTTCACCCTGACAGGATGAATGAGCCGGAGACGTGTCATTTAGTTGCTGAAATGCAGAATTATAGACCGTTCGCTTATTTGGATATACACATGTTTTCAAGCGGCTATGATGTCGCGTGGGGGAACAATTTAATATTAGGTCATGGACAACATGCAACAGATAATGTCAGGGAAGAGTGGGCTAGGTCGTGGGAGAATTACACAGGAGAAGCAGTTTCCCGCTGGCGTCCGACTGATAACTGGACAAACTCTGGACTTGCTAGAGCGCATGCAACAAGAATTAGCAACCCATACACACCGGAAACATTATCCTATATCACTGAAATATTAAGGCCAACTAATGATACACCAGATTCAGAATTATTATCACCTGAACAGATTTATAACTATGGTTTTGGTAGTCTGTATTTGTATTTTAAAACATCAATTGACTATTTCCAAAAAAACGCAGAATTACCATCTATTCCATCTAATCCTAGTCCTAAATCGGATTTTCACGGGTTGGTTGTCAAAGGTCAGAGTAACAATGAACTAGGCGTGCTAGAAAATGCTTATAATGTATCAATAAAGAGGACTGTCAATGAGGTGTGGACAGCCTCTTTTAGTTTGCCGTTAAGCGATCCAAAAAATGAATTTTGTAGACATTTTAACTATATAGACATTACAAGTCCATCTGGTCGGTACATGGGCTTATATCGCATCATGCCAGCGGAAACAAGGAAATCAGCATCAGATGAGAGTATTACGTATGAGTGCGAACATGTTTTATCGACGTTGCTAGATGATGTGATAGAAGGGTATCATCAGTTCACGAATTACAATACGAGCTATGTATTACAATCAATACTGGATTTGCAGGAAACCAAACACTGGCAATTAGGTGAAATTGAATTCGAGCGTTATTTTCATTACAGTTTTGAGAACGAAAACGGGTTGCTTGCACCGTTATTAAGTATTCCGCAGCCGTTCAATGAAACATATGAATTTACATTCGACACAACAGTTTATCCGTGGAAATTGAATCTTGTTAAATCATCTAATGATGTTAAAGCAGAAATCAGATGGGGGCACGATATGATTGATTTTAGCGAGGTATCTGACCCGTCTGAAATCGTTAATCATATTATTCCCAAAGGCAGTGGTGAAGGTGTTAATCAGCTTACAATTGAGGATGTTAATAACGGTGTTCGCTATTTGGAAAACGCAGCTTCAATTAGCGAGTGGGGAAAACGTAAATATATCTGGATTGATAAGCGTTTTGATGATGCATCCACGCTGAAAGAAAACGCACAATCATTATTAAAACAGTGGAAAGACCCAAAAATCAGCTTTGATTTGAACACAGTTGATTTGTCTGTATTGGAAGAAGAAAACGATGAAACTTATTTTATACAGCATGATCAAACAATAGAAGTTGAAAGTCCGGTTAAACCATTGGCGCGACCGTTAAATGGCGTGACTCGTATTATCGTTGATGATAAAGAGTATGAAGCCCGGATTATCAGCGAGGATATAGCGGATTTATTCAATGAGCATGATGTTAGTTATGAGATTAATAATAAACTGGATGATATTGCTACAACGCAGGCTAATTTGGAAAGGAAACAGCAGGTGAACGAAGCGTATAGTCAAGGGGCGACTAATATTATGGCTATACCAATACAGGACAATGCGGATGCTAATCATCCATTGATATTGCCGTTTGTAATTGATGATGATGTGGTTAATGTCAACACGCTAGATTTATGGTTTGAAACAAAAGAATTCAGGGCATACAGCACAACTACAGAAGGCGGGGGCGCAATTGTTAAGTCCACTAAGGGAGGTGGGGGAACAACCGAATCCACAACGTCAGGTGGTAGCACAGAAGCAACAAGTTCATCCGGTGGCGGCACATCAAAAAGTACGGCAAACGGAGGCGGAAGTTCGCAAACAACATCGACGCAATCGTTTGGTGAGTTGTCAGTGGAATCAGAACCCCCGACGTCGCCAGATCATGATGGGCATAGACACAGAGTTGTTATGGATGGTGATTATTGGAACCATTCTCATTCGGTTGACGTACCATCCCATTCGCACTCTTTTTCTGTTCCGAGCCATACGCACAGTGTTAATATACCGTCACACAGTCACAATGTAACAATTCCAGACCATACACATGAGATAGAGTTGCCAGATCACTCGCACGATGTTCGTCATGAGATAGTCACGCTTAACGAAAAGCCATCATCTGTACAAATAAAGGTAGATGGAAACGTTGTGAGTTTTTCCAATACAAGTGGTGACAGAATTGATTTATCTAATTACATCGAAAAGAATAACAACGGAAAAGCAACACGAGGCAAGCATGAAATTGAAATATTGCCAAATTCACTAGCGAGAATTGAAGCTAATCTTGTATTAAGACTGTTCATACGCTCCCACATTGGAACCACAATATAA
- a CDS encoding BppU family phage baseplate upper protein, which produces MPASFSVKAGDTKEPLMLQLLNGGEPENLYDCRVRFYCTNGIKGDAEIRDEENGIVWYVFSENEVSDVGIYKAEFEVIYPDFHTQTFQQI; this is translated from the coding sequence ATGCCGGCGAGTTTCAGCGTCAAAGCCGGTGACACCAAAGAGCCTTTAATGTTACAGCTTTTGAACGGCGGCGAACCGGAAAATTTATATGATTGTCGTGTTAGGTTTTATTGCACTAATGGCATCAAAGGTGATGCAGAAATACGAGATGAAGAAAACGGAATCGTGTGGTATGTATTTAGTGAAAACGAAGTGTCTGATGTAGGTATATATAAAGCTGAATTTGAAGTGATTTATCCAGATTTTCATACACAGACATTTCAACAGATATGA